Genomic DNA from Lepeophtheirus salmonis chromosome 9, UVic_Lsal_1.4, whole genome shotgun sequence:
CCCAAATAATTCTCACCATGATCATATTCCTCAGTTTTTGTATTAGTTAATTATTGTCAAATGATTGAAACGAGTTGAATTTGTGTTAAGTTTCAGTCATAGtgatatatacattaattgcatattatattgatatttaattgatagataaaaactatttattattaatcattaaataatatattctcagTCGTTTTGAAATACAATAAGTACTATTCCTTAGTTACATACACGcaaccatttttatttcagtgGATCATGAGAAGATTACTGATTCTCTATGGTAGTCAAAGTGGGACGGCGCAAGAAGTGGCTGAAAGAGTTGGAAGAGAAGGAAGAAGGATACATTATGTGACGGATGTAAAGGCTATGGACGAGTATGATGTACGTCAACTACCCACAGAGGAAAGAGTTGTTTTTGTTGCTTCAACCACAGGCCAGGGTGACGAACCAGATAACATGAAATCATTTTGGAAATTTCTCCTTAGGAAAAATTTACCAGGAGACTCTTTGAAAAGGCTAGTTGAGTCCCTTCATGATTACTTAATGTGTCCTCGttaatttttccattcttgatacttattttgattttatatatagcCTTCAGTTCGGAGTATTGGCACTGGGAGACTCaagctatcaaaaatataactacGTAGGAAAGAAGCTATATAGGCGGCTACTCCAGCTTGGAGGCACATCTTGTCAGCCATTAGGGTTATGTGATGAACAACATGATTTAGGTCATGATTTTGTTATTGATCCTTGGTTAGGGGCTCTCTGGAATATCTTATTGAGAATGGATCCTTTACCCCCAGGTTTGGATATAGTTGACTCTACTGTCTTACCTCCGTCTAAATACATTGTTGACATGAACACTAAAAAGCAAGGAGATGAGATTCTGGAGACGAACCCAATATTCAACAAGGAAAATCCATATTATGCATCAGTTACAAAATGCGAGAGGGTCACGAGTGAGAATCATTTCCAAGACACTCGTTTAATTGAACTTAATATCGATAATTCGGGGATAGTCACAAGGCCTGGAGATGTTTGTAATGTTCAACCTGAGAATTCGGAAGAAAATGTCGATTTCTTTTTCAGGATATTTCCTCAATTTGAACGAACCAACAACATTTCCCTAAGGCAAAATCCAGAGACTAATATTAAATTGCCCTCAGAGCGTCAGTATGGCACCTTATTGACAATTGAGGACTATGTGAGAAAGTATCTTGACATTCAAGGAATTCCAaggagatatttttttgaattgttgtcACATTTCACAAAGGATgagttagaaaaagaaaagttcaGAGAATTTAATTCGGCAGGAGGGCAACAGGATCTTTACGAATATTGCAATAGACCTAGAAGAAATATTCTTGAGACACTCTATGATTTCCAACTTCATACTGTCCCCAATATCCCGTTCGActacttatttgatttaattcctCCTATCAAACCTAGAAGCTTTTCAATAGCTAGCCCTGGCTCTGATTCTAAAATTGAGATACTCGTGGCTGTTGTTAGATATAAGAGTTCTCTTGTTGAGCCGCGGAAGGGTCTATGCTCCACCTGGCTTTCGAGGTAATGCTTATTTAGAAGTCATagtaacatatgtatataactatttattctattattattatttttttttttttttcagattgacTCCATTAAATGATGAGATTCCAATTTGGATTACTAGCGGGacttttaaatttccaaatgaGTCAATTCCTAAAATAATGGTAGGACCAGGAACTGGAATAGCACCATTTAGATCATATCTGTTGTCAAATTCTTCCAGCCCACTTCCCGTAGCTCTATTCTTTGGCTGCAGAGGAGAATCTAAAGACTATTACTTCGAGAAGGATTGGGCTTATCTCAAAAAGTGCAAGGATTTTTCCTTTCATGTTGCCTTTAGTCGTGACACTGAGAGCAAAGTCTACGTTCAgcatttaatcaaaaaagaaaaggaaagagtGAAAGACataattttggagaaaaatggaTTCTTCTTTATTGCAGGGAATGCTAAACAAATGCCGGATCAAGTACGTGATGCactcaaatatgttttagaTGAATGTGGAGTCGAGGATCCTGAGGAATATGTTAAGACCATGGAACTAAAAAATCGTTTCCAAACAGAGACATGGTCCTGAGTGtgtatattattagtttgtcatttaacaaataattgacTATAATTAAAACTAGTTTTGGTAAGACTGGAACTTTAATTTAGGGAAATTTACTTTGGATTCAATGTACTTAGCAAAGGCAAGTACTTTTTCATCTTCAAATTGGCGTCCTACAATCTGTATGGCTAGGGGTAGGCCGTTTTTTGACAACTTAAAGGGAATAGTTGCGGCAGGCAGGCCAGCCAAGTTGATAGGTTGAGTACAATAGTCATGCTGAACTGTACGACTCCGATTATCAGAAGTAACGAAATCTCCATAACGAGGAGCATCACTGAGGGTGACGGGAGTAATTAATAAGTCTATCCCTtgagaaaatatgttttgaaagtCTTTATGTATGAGATGACGAACTTTGAGGGCACGGAGGAAATACTCTTCATAATTTTCCTCAAGAAGAAAATGATTGCCCAGTAGAATTCGACCCTTGACTACATCATTAAAACCCAGAGTTCGGTTTTGGGTAAATAATTCATGGAGAGAGTCCATGGTCTCTGTCCTTAGACCGTATTCTAAGCCATCATAGCGAGACATGTTACTAGCTACTTCCGCGGCATTGAGAACTGAGTAGCACATTAAGGAATAGGAAGTATGAGGTAAGGATACAGGAGATGAGAATATACCCGCATCATCTAGTAAGTCTATAGATTCACTCCATACTGATAAAACGTCTTCAGACATACCCTCACAATGATATTCTTGGGGTATACCAATTCTAAGATTCTTAATCTCAAACGAATTTACTTCATCATCtgaaaaatcaattaacaaTGAAGtcacttatttattcatttatgtgtTTACTTAGTCTATTCAGTACTTATTTCAACTGTAGTAGAGTCCAAAGGATCCTTTCCTtttagcaatttaaaaaaaatttcaaggtcCTCCACATGATTGGCCATCAGCCCTGGAACGTCCAAGCTATTGACTAGAGGGATAAGGCCATGACGTGACAAAGCACCATATGTAGGTTTAAGAGAACAAATTCCACACCAGGCCGAAGGAAGGCGTACAGAGCCTCCAGTGTCAGAGCCTAGAGACAACATGGACGCCCCAGTAGCAACAGATACTGCTGAACCTCCTGAACTTCCACCAGCTAGTAAATGACTAAAATAGTAAGATGCTATATCAATGGACCACATAGGGGAGCATACCTATTTTATAATCGTTCATTAAAGTATTGCAGTTTCTACTTGATTGACACTCAAAGAAAGACCAAGGATTCAGAACAGGGCCGAAAATAGAGTCCACAGAGCCTGAGCCCATGGCAAATTCATCCATATTCGTTTTACCAACAAGGACAGCGCCACTTTTAAAGGCCTTGTCCACGACGGTTGCAGTGTACGGGGATTTGAAGGAACGGAGCATTTGAGAGGCACAAGTCGTGAATGTATCTTTTATGCAGTAATTAtcctattcaatttaaaaaatagtaatgagCACAAAGAACGGTTTAATCTTATTTCACCTTGACAGATAATGTGATTCCTTCAAGTGGCCCAGAGGGTGAATGGTGGTCCAATTTGGAGCAATGGATCACATCAGTAAAGGCATTGAGATGTTTTATCTTAGAAATCCGGTTCATGGATTCTTCAAAGAGCTTTGAGGGACTAAGGGATCCGTTTCGAAATGCAGCATGGACTTCCCTGATGGAAAGTCCTAAATACGACATTTTATCCACACCTAATTACTGTTTCTCAATTGACAATTACAGTCGgcattatttaatgataattgatatatactaaatattatatattaatataaaacatttattatcaaATCCCTCACATTGTTTTGATAATACAGCGACATCTAACGGACGCACTTCTATGAAGTAAGTGCTGTATGAATCTCTATTACcgatattttatccaaaaatccgtttgattaattattatttcatgaactaattaataaaatggtttGCCTTTAATCAAAAATGTGGTCTGTcaacaataaaacaatattgGATATATATTATGGTTTGTACAAGTTCcgatttcttcgtcttaaaatggatgacataattacaaatttgaTGATCGTactaattatcaactattaatcTGTGctatcattttaatttcatcTGTTAAAATCACatgattattatctatttatgagCTATATAACTGCGggcttttgaattttataatgtgctacaaaatacttagttatattatatattagtaatttgtattaaatatgtacaaaatgacaccattaataatatatatcgatcatcaatgaaatattgaattattgtaTTTTCCTCATTTCCAAGTACTGCAAAtccttcaattaaaattaatcctctcattttttgtttgtaacttgtataaaatcGCAACTTCTAGAATGCATTTACgtacatacagtccaatatttatattgtcccaacaaatataaaatagtcaATGTGGAGAATACTATGGGATAATAAGACTTAATTTCTAGGATGAtaaatagtagacattaactaagtctacttATTAATTGCATactttattaaaagcgtagctatacatttgtaattccgaTCAttgtaacataataaaataggaTGAAATGGCTCTTTATTCTAATATAAGCCGTGACTTTGTGGATGTTTCTGGCATTGTCACGAGGCTTTCAAATCCTCAATTTGTAGAAGGCGCATTCAGAGATAGtccaattttgaattttagcatagatttgtcaaaatttgctTAGTGGGAAGTGAACCTTACATGTATCCTAACAAATATTTGTTGTGCGTCCACACTATGTGCcgtaaacaataaatattttcatttatactaaTACTTAATACTGCAGCCCCCTCTAGTAAAGTCCTTGACGACGTCcatcaactttatttctcctttttttataatttctagtTCTGACAGTCCGAAGTACCGACAGTCTCAAGGACAGGTTCAAAGGCTGTACCATTATTCTCTATGGCAGGGGTAGGTAActtttgagacatggagtgccaacttcaacatttcaaATCAATGAGCGGGCCACTATCACCAATAGTGGTAAAAGACATACAAAAACTAcaggaatatgttctaatttgtgCGTGCTAGAGAATATGTCTCGGCGTGCCACGTGTGCTATAGGCTATTAGTGAGTAATATTTAGACTGGATTGTTGATCGatttttttggaccaaaatgAGTAACAAAAAAGAGTGCTAAAACTTTGAAGAATGAgcaatttataatatagtattataaaaatattaattaatatagtaatgagtattgtttaatatttatcacaatttattcataaattttgctaaattatatagacaaatcaagattttacaAAGATATTCTGCCTTcgatcagtattggtagttttaaacatacataaagacgtccacattagtagttgAAGCAAATTTGTCGTTGGAGAGAACTTCAGGATTATTGTTAAATCCAAGCATCTCATCCTCATAACACCTTCGTACACGAACAACCTTTCGCATAAATGGAATATTAGGATTTAAATATTTGGGGCATAAGTATTTCTCCCTTGTTTCAAAATTCAAgggggattattcaacagtcaattttacaacaaaattatcCTTCCTCTAATTGGCTGTAGTGAGAATCTGGCTCTACCACACAAACAAGCATGTAATCTCAACTCTGATTGgatcatatacataatttgtcCCCAAAAAGTGAGTCTAATGGAGGAGGGTCTTTGCATGTGGATTTCATAAGCTGTTGTGTAATCCAAAtttgctatatttattttataccactttaaaaaaaaaaagtaattatcacACTAAACAGggaaaaaatgagcaatttttctCATTAAGGTTAAAGTgagaaatttttaaagaaattaagcgatcgctcacaaatcctatgtcaattaataaataattaatatcacaaaAGATTGAACAGAACATAAgaatacaaacattttattgcataaaaatatatagataattatataattaaatcaatggaGAGAGTAGAAGTCTTTAAAATAAGATCTGCACTGAATCAAATTGTATCTTCCGAACGAATGTATTCTCCTATATCCGCCTGATGAAAGCACACAACTGTCATAGGATCCGCATGTCGACACTCTGCAGTGGATCTTGCAGCGACCCCGAATCCAAGGGGTAGATctgacatattatatacaacgaCACCCTGATATTTCTCTGTATTTTCCGTGATGCGACCAAGACCGGACTTGACGACGTTTTTTCCATAGAGAAATCCTTGTTCTGAGGAGCTTTTGAGCCAAATCTACAAACAAAGGGAATAATGGTTTAGTTTAAGAATAACCAATAGGAGGATTTGTATGTCATGAACGAATGTACCTTGAAAGGAGCATAAGGAGCGAGATAATCCAGGGCTGTGATGTGAAGACGGAACTTTCCCGTCTTTGTAAATTTGCCAAAACAAGTTCCGAGACATATGAGTTCACTCCGTGCTAAATTAGCGGCGCGTTTCATGATCTCCTCGCTTACATAGTAGACACGGACCTTATGGAGGCGAAAGCAATAGACTCCGTCACTCCGATCAATGAGTCTTTTGATGGACTCTTCTCCAATGTATTTAGACAGCTTTTCAAAAAGGGTTTTGGTCTCTTCTTCAGTCAAGGGTCTCATTTTGACACAGTTTCTAGATGactgttaatttttaatgtaaaaatgaagagaatttAATATTGCGAGCACGTGGATTTGTTATTGTTATGATAGTGAAGTTGTCAGCTGTTCAAAACATAAATAGCTAACAAATCAATGACATTGAGTgttactaataagtaataacaggAGTGGACCAAGGGTCAATCAACCTAACCTCATGTAGAGGGAAGTGCATTTTGTatgcttaaaaatcaaatggcaaaactTAAACGAGTCAAGGTAAGGAAAGGACACTCAAGTCAAGGAAGGTAgggtttagtagttctcaattctgattggcttaaaattagaagcttcTACAGGTTCATCCAGCTAGGCACGCAGCCAATGGGGGGGAGGAGGGAGAGGGGTGAAGGAGTAAGTCTTCCCCCTAGTGAAAAGTGAAGAAGAATAAGGTCGACTATGTTAATCCATGTTCCTTAGTATTCCCTGtttttgattgaattgtttatttttggctgGACCGCTCTTTCCGCCATAGAGTCCTTTAGTAAAAACTAATTGACtctgtataatatattacttcCTGTATATCTATGACAAGTCACGCCCtactattaatatttcttctacAAAGACCGTATTTgttaactgaaataaaaaagtttttgaataaaaaaactttcgtAGAGTGAATTTTTCAACCTGGGATTGGTACAAATATTACCATTAACGTTTTTATACAAGTCAATTACAAAAccagtattaaaaataaagtttagatCGAACATTTTATCCGTTAAAGTTAGGCGTCATCTTTTTGCAAAAGGATGTCACATTAtagattgaaatccagtagaatcgtTGATTCTCCTTCGACAGATTACAATTAGGATCTCTGCTAGGGGAATTAATAATGCTACTAGTTAAGATTCTATTCTCCTTCAATACTATTTTCCTAGggcaaattacaattttactgagAAAGAAAGTAGCATTGAATATTGAAGAAATTGCgtgttttcgaaaatatgacaCATAGTCATACCTTCTATGGTATTGTATATtgcaatattgtacaaaaatgaatcTTTCATTGCcgatgacttttattttttgtgaaaatgatggTTCAATGAGTTGTTATACTATTCAAAACTTCTTCCACACAAtaagaccttccatctactttcttGACCCTTCGAAGAGCTAATTAACCAAATAACTCggaaaagtcgagatcccttcgtctgtaaatgtatttttcgcTTCACTTCGCGTCTTCTCTTCTTCagccaattatatttttaccttcACTCCGCGCCCTaagtttgacaaatttatttccataacattaaaattttgcgAGGGTTGAATTTCAACCATCTTCtgttgctgtctccaatttggggatagaaagaaaaattataacgtAAGGGCAAAAAATACAGGGCGTCatagaaaagcgacatcttgcgaaaatattatgacaaatattgaccaTACTATTTCCTCTAGCTAACGATCATATATGCGTTAATTAGTTTAATGCTTTTGTACTAATCAGCTATGCTAATTATTAATTGCTACTCGTAAGTATTTTGTAGGTGGGCCgcttttttttgagttggcaacctgaagagtgaattttcttttcctaagctgctatcattatGATTTAATGACTCAGTAGTTAAATTCCATTTCTTCCATATAAAAGCTATAATTGATATAAACGAAAcaggattgaacatttgcgtgcGTTCATAGAAGACGGAGGGTTACgcatgaggatttgttgcagttatagttttaagtccttgttggatggATTAagtatcgacatcggagtaattcttgcctatgtttctttgttttaacaTACTCAAGATACTAACGATTTCCATCACTACTCTCAGTCAATAAGTGCACCTTCCTCTGATTCTATTATAGTTTTGTGTTCCTCGTCCGATGTCCCTACTTATAACGTATTAGAAcagtgttataaaaaaattcaaatttgctCAATTTCTTCAACAAGCTTTGAAGACTTGAACAtgggaagataaaaaaatgacaatgtagttactgctttagttttttttgcaCGCTCTGGAGTCTTAAAGATGCATATTGAAAGTGTCCataagaagtttaaaaaaaatcaaatgtagtgactgctctagttcttttacttGCTCGAGAGACTTTCAGAGGCATATTGAatgtgttcatgagaagattaaaaaattccattgtGGCTCCtgctttatttcttttacacGATTAGAAAGCTTGAAGAGTCATTATAAGACTCATCATAAGTAGATATACACAAGTGCATCTTTTCCAAgatcctaaaatatatttatacatacgaCTGAGAAGGACAATAtctaatttatatctatttattaattaaaataaaaaatgtatatatatatttcctttttcaattCAATGATGGTGTGGTCTGTCCCAAAGACATTCTCATTGTGTTTCCaattcagtaaaaatataactatgatACTTAGgtaagacaaataattttttttcatattaattaaatatttatatttataactgaaTGAGGACTAAATGTATTGCTACACAAATGTTGTATATTATTCTACCAAGGGCTTTCGAGAGTTAAGAAGACTTTTTTGTGATTAAAGTCATCAGTTCTTGCACTCATAACAATCACACTAGATTAAACAACTATCTTAACAAAATACTGggataattaagtaattatactTCTATGGAGGAATTTAACCCGAAAAGGTTTGAATATGGAATGAATTTAATAagagttatataataaatacgtaGTATACTTGTCTCAAATACTTTATTGCAGATAGCACTCTTCTCGGAGTCTCAGACAGAATTCTAGGGGGTacatgttaaatttttataagtttttcaaaaaggtGTCTGTCGTTAGGACTAGCTTGAGATTCTGTTGGTGACAAGTGAAGCCTTGGATCCGATCCTAGCACTTGATGCATGGGGAGAAACATACTCTCGGTATTGCAGGCACTGAAGTTCTAAGAAGTACAAAGCCTCAATCCAAGACTATCCCTCCATATTCACCGTGGCGGCGATAGGTGTCTTAAGCGTTTGAGGATTCCATTCAATTCCGGATGAAAcgaagttataaataaattgtttgacCCAAGTGGTTGTCTCAAGCGTATCTACAACGTTCCTGTAAATTGAGCTTCTCTATCAGAGTGGACTGAATGTGGCACCCCAAATCTCAAAACCCATCTAGCAAAGGTGTTAGGAATTGACTTAGCCCTAGTATCAATCATAAGGAGCGCCTCAGTCCATCTATATGCTTTAAAACTACTTTGGTTTCCAAACACTATTAGAAGGACATTTCTAAAatcctttaatttatattccaaacTACGAGAGTATCTTGATTGGGGATCTTTGACGACTTCGTCAAGAAATGGGAATGCTTGAGGGCGTACGGGAGTCTTTATAATGTGTCAGACATGATGttaaattttcatgttttgtGGATGATCTTGTAGTGGTACTCGGATATGAAAGAGAACACCCTGATTCCACGAAAAGCTGGAACGATAGTGCTGCGTTTTTGATCCCATATATTCAAAACATCGAGTCCTTGAAGAGACAATGGAAATTGGAGTTTGTAACCAAGGACTACTTCTAGTATAGTAGTCCTTTGCATAACCCATAGGCTATGGGTTATGCCATAGcccataaacaattattttattctacatattattatgacaTCATCGTGacgtatttaatattattattacattaactCTTCGTCGGTAAAAGGACAATAATTagtcttatataatatttcatctattatttaatattatcaacaCTTTAGAgatgatatttctttttatttatacattgatTCTATATGAACACTGTCTCATAATAAACACGACGTCTAGTTATACTAAAATAACattggataaatatatttgtatatttaataatttattaatataaagaacAGAATTAATTACCTATAGCAATAAAGTATGTCTTTATTATTTCACTAACAATAAATGAGTCCAACAATTACCTATTTCAGTAGTGTTGTAAAATGAGTGaaatatactatgtatttagcaaaaaaaaaacactttcgaACTGCGTCATCCAGTTATTTTatgctatattatatattttaaaaatgtaaattatattcatctagtttttgcaaataaatataatatattaagaaaaaaaaaaacgagagaCATTTATTCGTCAATTGAAATGCAATTATCATAAATGCTGGGAGGGGTGGGTCGGTGGGTTTGTGATTGAAGAGATTTGTAAATGTGAATCAACCATAAGCAAATTGTAAATGCTGAATGGATccatttgagtattttttttgtttttctttgttttgatacaataaatgtaagtATACTTTCTAATGTGAATAGATTGTGAGAAGATTGctgtaaaataaattgaattaaatatcaaaGGAGTAGAAATAATTAAGGGAGTTAAAAGTTATACAAGAATTGAAGACAATTGTGGTAGTAATTACTAGTTCTAATAAacattaacaatagaatttgaaATGAGCgtttaaaaagagtaaaaattaaagaaaaaaaagaaatttcgaaTAGACTTTAATATAATCAGAGTCACAATTCAAAGTTTAAAGATCTTgacttatatatgtacaatgatattataaaaaacatttgaaagaaaaaagccAGGATCCAAGTAGTGGTCATCTGACaaaatttctttacaaatacaattttgattcTTCTGATGATTTATCATCCTTGAGATTATCATTTTCCTCCTCATCGTCTTCATCCCTATCATCCTCTTGAGGACGAACATTGACTATTTTAACCCGGCTTTCAGGCGTTACAACAGTTGATGAATCTGCTAATAGTCTATTTGTGGAAGATGATGACTCTTGAGATGAATGAATGCTTGTTGTGGGAGAAATGGGACGAATATCCTCGTTTTCATCGTCCTCTTCATCCTCATGATCATCCTCCTTTTCGTCCATTTTGGCCAATTCTTCTTCAACTAAATCGTCTTGCGATAGAATGCTTCTCACATCCTCGCTCGCTTGAATTGAAGAAGTCTCGTTCACAATATGCATGGACACAGATTTGGATCCTGGCGTTTGTAAAGGAATCATTTCATGATGCTCTTCACCCAAATCGTCTTCATCTTCATCATCAGCATTCTGATTCAAAACTTCTCTGGATGTAGGAACTTCAATTGGTATGGTGGGAGTAGTAGCGCTCTCATCATTATGGGTTACGgctcttttgtttttctttttaccgcttttctttttattcactCCTTGCAAGAGGACAGGGGCAGGAGGAGAGGATAAAATGGGTCCGTTCAAAGCCTCTACGAGGCTTATACTAACATAACCTGGAGGAACGCCGTCTTCATGAGCACCAGCAGCCATGGCCGGATGTGATGCGCTGACTTTATGTAGAGCCCGTATCTGAAGGAGAGCCCTGAAAGGTGCTCTGCAAATTGGACAGTTATTTGCTTGGTAACGAAGACTATCAGCACATGCATTGCACAAGCATAAATGTCTACACGGAAGGATAATCGTATCCCTGAGA
This window encodes:
- the LOC121124252 gene encoding NADPH-dependent diflavin oxidoreductase 1, which encodes MRRLLILYGSQSGTAQEVAERVGREGRRIHYVTDVKAMDEYDVRQLPTEERVVFVASTTGQGDEPDNMKSFWKFLLRKNLPGDSLKSLQFGVLALGDSSYQKYNYVGKKLYRRLLQLGGTSCQPLGLCDEQHDLGHDFVIDPWLGALWNILLRMDPLPPGLDIVDSTVLPPSKYIVDMNTKKQGDEILETNPIFNKENPYYASVTKCERVTSENHFQDTRLIELNIDNSGIVTRPGDVCNVQPENSEENVDFFFRIFPQFERTNNISLRQNPETNIKLPSERQYGTLLTIEDYVRKYLDIQGIPRRYFFELLSHFTKDELEKEKFREFNSAGGQQDLYEYCNRPRRNILETLYDFQLHTVPNIPFDYLFDLIPPIKPRSFSIASPGSDSKIEILVAVVRYKSSLVEPRKGLCSTWLSRLTPLNDEIPIWITSGTFKFPNESIPKIMVGPGTGIAPFRSYLLSNSSSPLPVALFFGCRGESKDYYFEKDWAYLKKCKDFSFHVAFSRDTESKVYVQHLIKKEKERVKDIILEKNGFFFIAGNAKQMPDQVRDALKYVLDECGVEDPEEYVKTMELKNRFQTETWS
- the GatA gene encoding glutamyl-tRNA(Gln) amidotransferase subunit A, mitochondrial → MSYLGLSIREVHAAFRNGSLSPSKLFEESMNRISKIKHLNAFTDVIHCSKLDHHSPSGPLEGITLSVKDNYCIKDTFTTCASQMLRSFKSPYTATVVDKAFKSGAVLVGKTNMDEFAMGSGSVDSIFGPVLNPWSFFECQSSRNCNTLMNDYKIAGGSSGGSAVSVATGASMLSLGSDTGGSVRLPSAWCGICSLKPTYGALSRHGLIPLVNSLDVPGLMANHVEDLEIFFKLLKGKDPLDSTTVEINDEVNSFEIKNLRIGIPQEYHCEGMSEDVLSVWSESIDLLDDAGIFSSPVSLPHTSYSLMCYSVLNAAEVASNMSRYDGLEYGLRTETMDSLHELFTQNRTLGFNDVVKGRILLGNHFLLEENYEEYFLRALKVRHLIHKDFQNIFSQGIDLLITPVTLSDAPRYGDFVTSDNRSRTVQHDYCTQPINLAGLPAATIPFKLSKNGLPLAIQIVGRQFEDEKVLAFAKYIESKVNFPKLKFQSYQN
- the LOC121123909 gene encoding 60S ribosome subunit biogenesis protein NIP7 homolog produces the protein MRPLTEEETKTLFEKLSKYIGEESIKRLIDRSDGVYCFRLHKVRVYYVSEEIMKRAANLARSELICLGTCFGKFTKTGKFRLHITALDYLAPYAPFKIWLKSSSEQGFLYGKNVVKSGLGRITENTEKYQGVVVYNMSDLPLGFGVAARSTAECRHADPMTVVCFHQADIGEYIRSEDTI